One genomic segment of Hordeum vulgare subsp. vulgare chromosome 2H, MorexV3_pseudomolecules_assembly, whole genome shotgun sequence includes these proteins:
- the LOC123428319 gene encoding probable indole-3-pyruvate monooxygenase YUCCA10 encodes MESVTVLIVGVGPAGLATAACLSQFSIPYIIVERESCSASLWRNRSYDRLKLHLAKEFCELPHMSYPVDAPTYIPKTLFVKYLDDYVERFNIQPKYLTSVESSTYDNDEKCWSIVANDMSKCTTVKFTAKFLVVASGENSAENIPMFIGLENFPGDVIHSSSYKSGNKYSGKNVLVVGSGNSGMEIAYDLATHGANTSIVIRSPIHVMTKELIRLGMSLAHRLPLNLVDNLLVMSANLIFGDLSRHGITRPKMGPMTLKSETGRSAVIDVGTVGLIKKGIIKVQGSINEIRGNTVEFQCSKKISFDAIVFATGYKSTTNVWLKNGESILNGNGLPIQKYPNHWKGENGIYCAGLARRGLAGIATDAKNIANDIKSVINSMSS; translated from the exons ATGGAGAGTGTAACAGTGTTGATTGTTGGTGTTGGGCCAGCAGGCCTCGCAACGGCAGCATGCCTTAGTCAATTCTCGATTCCTTATATCATCGTTGAGCGTGAGAGTTGTAGCGCGTCACTTTGGCGCAACCGCTCGTATGATCGTCTCAAGCTGCATCTCGCAAAGGAGTTTTGTGAGTTGCCACACATGTCATACCCTGTAGATGCACCAACATACATACCAAAAACCTTGTTTGTGAAGTACCTGGATGACTATGTTGAGCGTTTCAATATTCAACCAAAGTATCTCACTAGTGTTGAGTCATCCACATATGACAATGATGAAAAATGTTGGTCCATTGTCGCAAATGACATGTCAAAGTGCACCACAGTCAAGTTCACGGCAAAGTTTCTTGTTGTGGCAAGTGGTGAGAATAGTGCAGAGAATATTCCAATGTTCATTGGGCTGGAAAACTTTCCAGGTGATGTCATCCACTCCTCAAGCTACAAGTCGGGCAACAAATACTCTGGCAAGAATGTATTGGTCGTTGGATCTGGCAACTCCGGGATGGAAATTGCTTATGACCTTGCGACCCATGGTGCCAATACATCCATCGTCATACGAAGCCCG ATTCATGTAATGACAAAGGAATTAATTCGGTTGGGGATGTCACTTGCTCACCGTCTTCCATTGAATCTAGTGGATAACCTCCTTGTGATGTCGGCGAATTTAATATTTGGAGACCTATCGCGACATGGCATCACAAGGCCTAAAATGGGTCCAATGACCCTCAAGTCAGAAACCGGTCGATCCGCGGTGATTGATGTTGGGACTGTTGGATTAATCAAAAAAGGAATCATCAAA GTTCAAGGCAGCATCAACGAGATCAGGGGCAACACAGTTGAATTCCAATGCAGTAAAAAAATATCATTTGACGCGATTGTGTTTGCAACTGGATACAAAAGTACCACAAATGTATGGCTCAAG AATGGTGAGAGCATCTTAAATGGCAATGGACTGCCCATCCAAAAATACCCGAACCATTGGAAAGGTGAAAATGGGATCTACTGCGCTGGGTTAGCAAGGAGAGGATTGGCTGGTATTGCAACAGATGCCAAGAATATCGCTAATGACATCAAATCCGTGATAAACTCTATGTCCAGTTAA
- the LOC123428318 gene encoding bystin, which translates to MAGKKRKSAEKQPKGGRLPLGADADAVADAGKRRRSGAAKRHQAEEEESVPSSISAKILREALKQQQEEGLDDSRHAAAAAPPAVSAPSTSFPVPAVDGGDDDEDVDEFDGFDVLSEYDGGVPEIDEEDEKALAAFMSKDTSSKRSLGDIILQKIREKDATVSTEGRPAVKLDSRIIELYKEVGQLLSRYTSGKIPKAFKRIPSLECWADVLQLTEPQNWSPNAVYQATRLFSSNMNAKNAVRFYEAILLPRLRHDIKQNKRLHFALYQSMKKSLYKPAAFFKGILLPLCQEGNCTLREAVIIGSIIQKVTIPPLHASAALMKLADLEYCGTTSYFIKLFLDKKYALPYRVLDAVFAHFMRFLDDERNMPVIWHQSLLAFVERYKNELEKKDKEQLSRLLDNQKHYLVTPEIRRELRSSANRGEKPTDMSICSPVSVITKPIEEDRWNVPEVPMEED; encoded by the exons ATGGCCGGGAAGAAGCGCAAGTCCGCCGAGAAGCAGCCCAAGGGCGGCCGCTTGCCGCTCGGCGCCGACGCCGACGCGGTGGCCGACGCCGGGAAGCGCCGCCGCTCCGGCGCCGCCAAGCGCCAccaggccgaggaggaggagtccgtGCCCTCCTCCATCAGCGCCAAGATCCTCCGCGAGGCCCTcaagcagcagcaggaggagggcCTGGACGACTCccgccacgccgccgccgccgccccaccagcGGTTTCCGCCCCGTCCACGTCCTTCCCCGTCCCTGCTGTCGATGGGGGggatgatgacgaggacgtcGACGAGTTCGACGGCTTCGACGTGCTGAGCGAGTACGACGGCGGCGTG CCGGAGATcgacgaggaggatgagaaggcccTCGCTGCGTTCATGTCCAAGGACACTTCCTCCAAGCGATCGCTTGGGGACATCATTCTCCAGAAGATTAGAGAGAAGGACGCCACTGTCTCAACAG AAGGACGGCCTGCCGTCAAGTTGGATAGCCGGATTATAGAACTCTATAAAGA GGTTGGCCAGCTCTTGAGCAGATACACCAGTGGCAAAATTCCCAAAGCTTTCAAGCGTATCCCATCGTTGGAATGCTGGGCAGATGTGCTGCAGTTAACTGAGCCTCAGAACTGGTCTCCTAACGCAGTGTACCAAGCAACACGGCTCTTCTCTTCAAACATGAATGCGAAGAATGCTGTGCGGTTCTACGAAGCTATTCTGCTCCCGCGTCTTCGTCATGACATAAAACAGAACAAGAGGCTCCATTTTGCACTTTATCAGTCTATGAAAAAATCACTCTACAAGCCTGCTGCCTTTTTCAAAGGAATTCTGCTGCCACTCTGTCAG GAAGGGAATTGCACTCTGCGTGAAGCAGTAATTATTGGTAGTATTATCCAGAAAGTCACCATTCCTCCACTCCATGCGAG CGCGGCATTAATGAAACTAGCAGATCTGGAGTACTGTGGCACAACTAG TTACTttatcaagctatttctggataAGAAATATGCTTTGCCGTACCGTGTTCTTGATGCAGTTTTTGCCCATTTCATGCGTTTTCTTGATGACGAGAGGAACATGCCTGTTATATGGCATCAGTCATTGCTCGCCTTCGTGGAAAG GTACAAGAATGAGTTGGAGAAGAAAGATAAGGAGCAACTCTCACGCTTGTTAGATAACCAGAAGCATTATTTG GTAACTCCAGAAATTCGCAGGGAGCTCCGGAGTAGCGCCAACAGGGGAGAAAAGCCGACCGATATGTCGATAT GCTCACCTGTTTCCGTGATCACCAAGCCGATTGAGGAGGACAGATGGAATGTTCCAGAGGTGCCCATGGAGGAAGATTAA
- the LOC123431176 gene encoding uncharacterized protein LOC123431176, whose amino-acid sequence MFSGDWTPPCGSCCTKKYATLVQIPWRVFCKKGCNADGDTWEECIGKCTEICYKDPVLEDRQWSAYIDRSPGEDSYSLECFNACISGCGYRFDIPAEKVGLIKPNRPSKPPPPLPPVVERAKPSSGPPAAAGEDVPGTSA is encoded by the exons ATGTTCTCCGGCGACTGGACGCCGCCGTGCGGCAGCTGCTGCACCAAGAAGTACGCGACCCTCGTCCAAATCCCAT GGAGGGTGTTCTGCAAGAAGGGGTGCAACGCGGACGGCGACACCTGGGAGGAGT GCATAGGTAAATGCACTGAAATATGCTACAAGGATCCGGTGTTGGAAGATCGCCAGTGGAGTGCTTATATCGATCGGTCGCCAGGAGAGGACAGTTACTCCTTG GAGTGCTTCAACGCGTGCATCTCTGGGTGTGGATACAGG TTTGACATACCGGCGGAGAAAGTAGGGCTCATCAAGCCGAACAGGCCAtccaagccgccgccaccgctaCCCCCCGTGGTCGAACGGGCCAAACCTAGCTCCGGGCCTCCCGCCGCGGCCGGCGAAGATGTGCCCGGCACATCGGCATAG